The window TGAGCCTGCACTCTGTCGCATCGACGTTGCTCGCGAATCCGGGGCTCACCCAGAGGGTGTCCCCTCCCTCGACCCACATGGCCAGCCGCTCGTCTCCCCGCTCGGTCGTGAGGGAGACCACCGGCGGGCCGTCGCTCCTGAAGACCGTGAAGTCGCCATCCCTGGTCTTCTCGAACAGGGCGGCTATCTCCAGCATGCAGCCGGACGGAGGGGAGATGCCCACCACGAACGACCTGCCCGACGAGAGCGTCACGAGGGTGTCGAGGCGCTCGCCCCTCACTGCTTCGAGCCCGCCCATCTCGCTGATCTCGTATCTGATCCGGTCAGAATCGCCGAAGTCGTAGGCCGTCACCTCGGCTATGTAGCCGTCGCCCCCGACCGGAAGCAGAAGAGCCTCCTGGCAGGAGTAGGTCGACGAGCCCGCGAGGTACTCGCCTTCGATGTCGTAGAGTGCGAGATCGATGTCCCCCGACTCGGAGGAGCTGCCCAGGTCGAGCATCCTCCGCAGGTCCGACGCAGCCACCCTGAACCTGGCGACGTAGTTGTTCCCGTCGAGGGTCCCCGTGCGGGTCCCCGACAGCGAGGGGAAGGCTCCGGTGCGCGTGGCCGAGAGCGAGAAGGCTCCATCGCCCGCCTTGTTGTACCTCGAAACCACCACCACGAGGGTCTCGGACGGCATGGCGCAGACCTGTACGGTCTCGTCGCCCTCCGCGCTGTATCCGCCGGACCAGAGGTCCATCCCGGGCCCGTATACATCCAGATCCAGGTCGGTGGAGCTCGTCCCGTCGAGTTCGAAGCGCCAGGCGCCCTCCCTCGGGGGGACGAACCTGAAGGCCTCGCTCATCTCGTTGGCCGACACGGCACCCGACTGGACCGAAGTCGGAGCCATGAGCACGGGGGCCTTGTCGGCGACGGTGATCTCTACGCTGGAGCCGGGAGCCCCCTTCACCTCGACGAAGAACCAGTAGTCGGCGAAGGCGGAGAGCAGGAGCCCGCCCCGCTCGCTCGTGGCGAGGACCTCGCCCTCCTCGTCATAGGCGGTCAGGCTGGCGGCGGGGTCCGATGAGACCCTGAGGAAGACGTAGTCCTGCTCGAGGATTCGAACCCAGGCCGAACCGTCCTCGAGCAAGACCGAGCGGCTCTCTCCGGAGAGCATCAGAGGGACCTCGGAGGCCGGCGGGAGGACCCCGCTCAGTATCGCTGCGAGAACGAACGGATTCATCTGTCCTCCAGGTGCTTGAAGTATGCCTCCGGGCCGGGGGCGCCCGGTCCGGGTTCAGGGGCCTATTATGAAGACTCTAGCGTACGGCGGCGAACGGATTGGAGCGTGCCTCGCCGCCGGCCGTGGTGTCGGGTCCGTGCCCGGGGTGCACCACGGTTCCGGGGGGGAGCGTGAAGATCCTCGTCCGGATGGACTCAATCTCGACTGTGATGGAGGCGCCCCAGAGGGGGCCCAGGCCGGGCAGGCTGTCGGTCCCGATGGAACCCTTGAAGAGGGTGTCGCCGGAGACGAGATGCCCCGGGAAGAGCAGGCCGATGCTGCCGGGGCTGTGCCCGGGGAGGTGTATGACGACGGAAGCCGGTACGCCTTCCTCGAGCCTGTCGCCATGGTTCAGTTCGAGGTCCAGGCCCCCGGTCGAGAGCCTCCTTCCGAAGGCCTCGGAGCCGTTGAGGTCGGGATCGGTGAAGAGCGGCAGGTCGTCGGGGTGCCCCGCCAGAGGGACGCCGAGCCTCCCGCTCCACCAGCGGGCGTCCGAGATGTGGTCGCAGTGGCCGTGTGTGAGCACCACGAGCCCCACGTCCCACCCGGAGAGCATCCTGTCCACGCGGGTGCGCTCATCGGCGTCCATGGTGGAGGGATCCACCAGGACCGCCCTGCGCGTGGCCGGATCGCCGGCCAGGTAGCACCTGGTCCACGTCCAGCCCCGCGCCACGCCGGTGCTAAGTACTACAGGGGCTTCAGGAGAGCTCATCCGCGAAGGCGCCGAAGCCGGCGTGGGACATCTGGATCCCCTCCGCGGCCTTCAGCCTGGCCGAGAGGTCGAACATGCACAGGAGGGCGTATCCTCTCAGGTCCCTGCGATAGTGCACGGTGGTGGGGAGCCTTCCGCCGGGATGCGACAGGAGCAGGCTCTCGTGTTCTCCGGGGGGAAGGTAGCGCGGCCAGACGGAGAAAGTGACCCTGAGGCAGGGGGCGAAGGGATCGGGGACCCTCATCATGGTCCTGAGGAGCTGGAAGTCGCCGCCGAGATGGTGGACGGCCGACCTCATCTCGGCCGGAGTGCGCCTGCCGTTGGATCCCGGGGAGGGCATCCTGGTCACGAAGTCGAGGCCCTCACCGGAGGGATAGCCCAGCTCGAGCAGCGCCGCGGCCTCGTCGAGGCATGCCGACATGAGCTCGGCCGCCGAATCCGCCGGGAGGGACGCCGACACCTCGGCCAGATCCGGCCACAGGCTGAGCGTCCTCGACAGCTTCTCGACCCTCGATCCGGCTGCGCTCCGCGATATCTCACGAACATGGTTCCTGAGGGAGGCGAACTGAGGTATCCAGACCGTCGCACGCCTGCCCCCGCTCCAGAGGACCATGTGGTACAGCGCCCTGGCGACCTGCCACGAGGACTGGAAGGAGCTGGGGAAGCCGGTCATCGGCCTGATCTCGGGTGGCACGTCCTCATCACCTCCACGAGCCAGGTCCTGTCTATGTCGGTGTAGATCTCGGTGGTCCTGATGTCGGCGTGCCCGAGGAGCTCCTGGACGACCCTGAGATCGGCTCCGCCCTCGAGCAGATGGGTCGCGAAGGAATGCCTGAGCGTGTGGGGATGGGTGGAGAGGGGCACCCCCGACAGGACGGCCGCCCGCCTGACGACGTTCCAGAAGGTCATGCGCGAGAGGGGCCGGCCTCCCCTTCCGGGGAACACGTATCTGCTCGACCTCCCGCCGAGGATCTCGAGCCTGGGCCCGGCCATGAACCGCCCGAGCCAGCGCGCCGCGACTCCCCCGAGCGGGACGAGCCGCTCACGGCCGCCCTTGCCCTCGGGTCTCACCCATTCATCCTCCAGGGAGATCCTGTCCGTCGTGAGGCCGGTTATCTCGCTCTCGCGCAGGCCGCATCCGTAGGCCAGCTCCAGCATCGCCCTGTTCCTCGCCGAAACCGGCGTGCTCCCATCGAAGGCCTCCACGAGAGCGGCCGCCGCCTTGGGCGAGAGGACGTCCGGCAGCCTGCCGGGGACGCGGGCCGGCGGGAGATCGGCAACGGGATTGCCGCTCCTGAGACCCTCGGACTCCAGATATCGGAAATATCCCCTCAGGACGGATATCTTTCGCCTGATGGACACGGGCGAGATGCCCGCCTCGCCGAGAGAGGACGCGTAACGTGCGATCGAGCCGGCATCCGCCGAGTCGAGCCTGGAGCCCTCCCCCTCGAACCAGAGTTCCGCCTCCGCGAGATCCGACCGATAAGCCGCGACGGTCGCCCTCGAGAGCGATTTCTCGAGCGCGGCGAAATCCAGGTAGTCCCTTGCGGTATCATCCATTCCGGTTGAGCCAGCTCATGAACCCGTCATGCGCCGACTCCCTCGGCAGCCTGGACGGCCGGGTGGAACAGAGGCTCAGGGTGACGCCCGGGCCTTCCAGCATGGCGGCGATCTCGGCCGCCTTCCCGGGCGGCTGTCCCGAGGCTATCCTGACCGGAGGCGGACTCCCTACGAGGGCGAGGGCTTCTTCGCGCCTGAACTCGAGCCTTTCGCACAGGGTCTCGAGAAGGGACTCGACCGCCTCGCCGGAGACCGCGTTGAGGTAGACCGAAAGCGATCCGGACCTTGCGGAAGGCGGACGGGACAGCACCGGAGGGGTGTCGCACGAAGACTGAGGGATCCTCTGCAGGTCCTCCGGGGTCGGGATCACCGGGGGTTCCTGGGGCGACCTGCCCGGCCACCTGAAGCACAGGGCGGGGGGCGCCTGCCCGGGCATGCGGCTCTCGGGGAGGAGCGGAGGCTCGTCCTGCGCGGGACAGGGCGGGGGATCGACGGGGGGATCTCCAGGAGACGCCGATGCTCCGGCAGGTTCCGGCGGTGGGGAGCAGGCGTCCGGCGGGACGGCCGGACGCGGTGCCGCAGGGTCAGTCTCCTGGATCGAGTGTGCTGGATGCTGTTCGGGTGCCGCCTGGGAGGCGGGCGCAGCGGCCGGCCTTCCGGCAGGCGGCTGCGCAGGATTCTCCCGGGTCTGCCTGAGGTCCACCATCCCGCCGGCTTCGACGAGGATCCTCTTGATCTGCCGGGCCGTCTCGTGGTCGACGGAATCCTTGAGGACGAACGGGATCCTCGACAGCCAGACGACTATCTGCTCCGGCGGCAGTCCGGAGAGCTTCTGGAGGGTTTCGCGGAGCCTGGCCCTGTAGCCGGGCCTGAAGCCCGTGAGGACGACCCTGAACTGCGTAGCCTCGGGGATGGCGGAAGGGCTCACCGAGCAGCTGAGCCCCAGATCGCCAAGGGTGCGGGAGAGGGCCCGCGCCCTCTCCTCGTCGAAATCCTCGCCCACCACGAGGCCGGTCCTCCTCAGGGCGAGCAGAACCTCGCCCCTTCCCAGTCCGGTGAGCTCCTCGAGAGTCGCGAGCGTCCCGGGGGACGGGTTCTCCGCCCTCACCAGGACCTTCCAACTCATCTGGAGCCAGTCTGGGCGGTCTGCCTCCTCGCCAGGTGGATCCTGTCGCCGACGTCCACGAGATCGCCCGTGATGTTGGAGGAGACCAGCGCGGAACAGGTGGTGGGACCGGCTGTCAGCACGACAAGTTCCGAGATGGGGATGTCGGCCGTGATGACCCTGTTGCCGGCCACGTCCTCGGCTATGTCGCCGTAGTTGTAGATGACGAAGACGTCACCGGGTTCGAGCCCCGACTCGGTTCCCCTGTCGAGATAGACCACGTCGTAGGCGTAGGTCCTGGAGAAGTCGGGGTCCTGGAGACCTATGACCCATGCCGTCTGGTCCTCGGCGGCCGGTGTGGTGTTGACGGCGACGTCCTGCGCCGGTTCGTACCATTCTATCAGGTCGCCCGCGTTGATCGGCAGGAAGCTGTGTTCCACGAGCGCGATCGAGGTGGTCTCGGTCACGGAGGTGACCCTGAGGAGCCCGGCCACGCGCACGATGAAGCCTATCTCCTCGCCGGTCTCGGGCTCGAAGGCCGTCTCCCCGGGTTCGAGCACCCTGAAGACGCTGTTGACGGAAACGCCGTCGCCCGAGCCCATGTCGATCTCGACTATGTCACCGGTGTAGGCGTCGTCGTTGCTCTCGATCTCCTGATCCTCGACGTTGACCGCGAGAACCGAGCCCGGCGAGGCCAGGGGGCCTGTGGCGACGAAGCCTGCGTTCTCGAGCCTGATCCTGCTCAGCATGGG of the Candidatus Fermentibacter sp. genome contains:
- a CDS encoding MBL fold metallo-hydrolase → MARGWTWTRCYLAGDPATRRAVLVDPSTMDADERTRVDRMLSGWDVGLVVLTHGHCDHISDARWWSGRLGVPLAGHPDDLPLFTDPDLNGSEAFGRRLSTGGLDLELNHGDRLEEGVPASVVIHLPGHSPGSIGLLFPGHLVSGDTLFKGSIGTDSLPGLGPLWGASITVEIESIRTRIFTLPPGTVVHPGHGPDTTAGGEARSNPFAAVR
- a CDS encoding tyrosine recombinase, giving the protein MDDTARDYLDFAALEKSLSRATVAAYRSDLAEAELWFEGEGSRLDSADAGSIARYASSLGEAGISPVSIRRKISVLRGYFRYLESEGLRSGNPVADLPPARVPGRLPDVLSPKAAAALVEAFDGSTPVSARNRAMLELAYGCGLRESEITGLTTDRISLEDEWVRPEGKGGRERLVPLGGVAARWLGRFMAGPRLEILGGRSSRYVFPGRGGRPLSRMTFWNVVRRAAVLSGVPLSTHPHTLRHSFATHLLEGGADLRVVQELLGHADIRTTEIYTDIDRTWLVEVMRTCHPRSGR
- a CDS encoding caspase family protein — encoded protein: MNPFVLAAILSGVLPPASEVPLMLSGESRSVLLEDGSAWVRILEQDYVFLRVSSDPAASLTAYDEEGEVLATSERGGLLLSAFADYWFFVEVKGAPGSSVEITVADKAPVLMAPTSVQSGAVSANEMSEAFRFVPPREGAWRFELDGTSSTDLDLDVYGPGMDLWSGGYSAEGDETVQVCAMPSETLVVVVSRYNKAGDGAFSLSATRTGAFPSLSGTRTGTLDGNNYVARFRVAASDLRRMLDLGSSSESGDIDLALYDIEGEYLAGSSTYSCQEALLLPVGGDGYIAEVTAYDFGDSDRIRYEISEMGGLEAVRGERLDTLVTLSSGRSFVVGISPPSGCMLEIAALFEKTRDGDFTVFRSDGPPVVSLTTERGDERLAMWVEGGDTLWVSPGFASNVDATECRLTISPSRPAVLSGTVRGQLDPSAPVAVFQARSEADAVLSIRLRGAERETDFDLFVSGPGLDRMAQGWVSSADAAGDEEISFHTREAATYAVTVYTYERNGQGPFTLSAEIIPDEPLAAPGGPGETWAVIAGISGYPSAAAVLDRASMDALDFYRFLVTGQGVDPDHIILLVDETATADAFRGAVGEALSAAGEGDVLYVFFSGHGGQDVPGSGGTEEADATDETICLYDEDVSDDWLAGKLSGNAAGVVLLADACHSGGLVNDFDEGSNVLVLTAAREDLSVSERILTPILLDGAGGEADEDGNGLVTAGELATYVDSRLQLVCPVCDATIDPRTAQCPDCGSVLKGENRVPRPEQGVFVDPGTVLAVTRGGGSGR
- a CDS encoding LysM domain-containing protein, which translates into the protein MRSFLFVLALLALSVPALASSTYTIGYGDTLWDLSIRFYGTPEFWDDILAANPQIAGVEYLSPSMEIVLPGSPTGFAGTSVYTSLPSYVQAPTLTATVPMLSRIRLENAGFVATGPLASPGSVLAVNVEDQEIESNDDAYTGDIVEIDMGSGDGVSVNSVFRVLEPGETAFEPETGEEIGFIVRVAGLLRVTSVTETTSIALVEHSFLPINAGDLIEWYEPAQDVAVNTTPAAEDQTAWVIGLQDPDFSRTYAYDVVYLDRGTESGLEPGDVFVIYNYGDIAEDVAGNRVITADIPISELVVLTAGPTTCSALVSSNITGDLVDVGDRIHLARRQTAQTGSR